One window of Microbispora sp. ZYX-F-249 genomic DNA carries:
- a CDS encoding NAD(P)/FAD-dependent oxidoreductase, with protein MKHRIVVLGAGYAGANTAGRLAKRLHRDDVEITLVNGDPEFVERVRMHQLASGQDLRRRPLRDLFAGTGVQVRTARVTAVDVDGKTVDLGGETLAYDTLVYALGSVIADQGVPGVAEHACDVAGKQAALRLRARLGEVKPGGTVLIVGGGLTGIETATEIAEAHPGLEVAIAARGRVGGWLSDKAQRHLRGALDRLGITVHDHADITRVEADGAVTGAGSKIRAQVTVWTAGFTVHPIAAATTLEVSDTGRIVVDAGMRSVSHPDVYAVGDAALAEGAGGKPLRMSCASANPMAWLAADVIAARLTGREVPKTTIGYSVQCISLGRRDGIIQRVTPDDQVTSTVFTGRTAARIKEMICASAAWSVSHPTMMMPSRRRHLAVTGAVETRPLTRS; from the coding sequence ATGAAGCACCGCATCGTCGTCCTGGGAGCCGGGTACGCCGGAGCCAACACCGCCGGTCGCCTCGCCAAGCGGCTGCACCGGGACGACGTCGAGATCACCCTGGTCAACGGCGACCCGGAGTTCGTCGAGCGGGTACGCATGCACCAGCTCGCGAGCGGACAGGATCTGCGGCGTCGTCCACTGCGCGACCTCTTCGCGGGCACCGGCGTACAGGTCCGGACCGCGCGGGTCACCGCTGTCGATGTGGACGGCAAGACCGTCGACCTCGGCGGTGAGACCCTCGCCTATGACACGCTCGTGTACGCCCTGGGCAGCGTCATCGCCGATCAGGGAGTCCCTGGTGTCGCGGAGCACGCCTGCGACGTGGCCGGCAAGCAGGCCGCTCTCCGGCTGCGGGCGCGCCTGGGCGAGGTGAAGCCCGGTGGGACCGTGCTGATCGTGGGCGGCGGCCTGACCGGCATCGAGACGGCCACCGAGATCGCCGAAGCCCATCCGGGCCTCGAGGTCGCGATCGCCGCGCGCGGTCGCGTCGGCGGCTGGCTCAGTGACAAGGCCCAGCGCCACTTGCGCGGCGCCTTGGACCGGCTCGGCATCACGGTGCACGACCATGCCGACATCACACGCGTCGAAGCGGACGGTGCGGTCACCGGCGCGGGCAGCAAGATCCGGGCTCAGGTGACCGTGTGGACCGCGGGTTTCACCGTGCACCCGATCGCGGCCGCCACCACCCTCGAGGTGTCCGACACAGGCCGGATCGTCGTCGACGCCGGCATGCGATCGGTCTCGCACCCCGATGTGTACGCCGTCGGCGACGCCGCGCTCGCCGAAGGGGCGGGTGGCAAGCCGCTGCGGATGTCCTGCGCCTCGGCGAACCCGATGGCGTGGCTGGCAGCCGACGTCATCGCCGCGCGCCTGACTGGTCGTGAGGTGCCCAAGACCACGATCGGCTACTCCGTGCAGTGCATCAGCCTCGGACGCCGCGATGGAATCATCCAGCGCGTGACCCCCGACGATCAGGTCACGTCCACCGTCTTCACGGGCCGGACCGCCGCCCGCATCAAGGAGATGATCTGCGCCAGCGCGGCCTGGAGCGTCTCCCACCCGACCATGATGATGCCGAGCCGCCGCCGCCACCTCGCGGTCACCGGTGCGGTGGAGACCCGACCCCTCACGCGGTCATGA
- a CDS encoding RNA polymerase sigma-70 factor has product MSLRTHEADLFESFRGRLEAIAYRLLGSAGDAEDAVQDTYLRWHAADRDRIETPEAWLTKVLTNLCLNQLTSARARRETYVGQWLPEPVLDGDRMLGPDDTFEQRESVSMAMLTLMERLSPNERVVYVLREAFGYAHREIAEILDLTESNCQQIYRRARQHLAVERSRTEIDAVAARKIVEEFLAAALSGDTKPLIRLLAGDAVSVADGGGKVVARRTPIIGAMGIAQYLRGMFQRSDSKRALVGGDPAFYAAVVNGGPAVLVEVGEQIIGVVCLDATPDGIASIHIQVNPDKLQRVARQWAAAGPHRPLPASW; this is encoded by the coding sequence ATGTCGCTCCGCACGCACGAGGCCGATCTGTTCGAGAGCTTCAGGGGCCGCTTGGAGGCGATCGCCTACCGGCTGCTGGGATCGGCCGGTGATGCGGAGGACGCCGTGCAGGATACGTACCTGCGCTGGCACGCGGCGGACCGGGACCGGATCGAGACGCCCGAAGCGTGGCTGACGAAGGTGCTCACCAATCTCTGTCTCAATCAGCTCACCTCGGCGCGGGCCAGGCGGGAGACCTACGTGGGGCAGTGGCTTCCTGAGCCGGTGCTCGACGGAGATCGGATGCTCGGTCCCGACGACACCTTCGAGCAGCGTGAGTCGGTCTCCATGGCGATGCTCACCCTGATGGAGCGGCTGTCCCCCAACGAGCGCGTCGTGTACGTGCTGCGCGAGGCCTTCGGGTACGCGCACCGCGAGATCGCGGAAATCCTGGACCTCACCGAGTCGAACTGCCAGCAGATCTACCGGCGTGCCCGGCAGCATCTGGCTGTCGAACGCTCCCGTACGGAGATCGACGCGGTCGCCGCGCGGAAGATCGTCGAGGAGTTTCTCGCCGCGGCCCTCAGCGGCGACACCAAGCCGCTGATCCGGCTGCTCGCCGGCGACGCGGTCAGCGTGGCCGACGGCGGCGGGAAGGTCGTCGCCCGCAGGACCCCGATCATCGGAGCGATGGGCATCGCCCAGTACCTGCGTGGCATGTTCCAGCGGAGCGACTCCAAACGAGCCCTCGTCGGCGGCGATCCCGCCTTCTACGCCGCCGTCGTCAACGGCGGTCCCGCCGTGCTGGTCGAGGTCGGCGAGCAGATCATCGGCGTGGTCTGCCTCGACGCGACCCCCGACGGCATCGCCTCGATCCACATCCAGGTCAACCCCGACAAACTTCAGCGCGTGGCACGCCAGTGGGCGGCGGCTGGACCGCATCGCCCACTCCCGGCGAGTTGGTGA